Genomic window (Mycoplasma leachii PG50):
ATTTTTTCATTAATTATCCTTTCAAAAAACCGGTTATTTTAGCTACATATTATGTATTCTATATAGCTGAAATTCATTATATATATAATGTCAAGCATATATACATGGTTTTTGAACGATTGAAGAAATAACTAATGAAAACACGTATCCTCTTCCATCTGTTAGATTCTTTACTAATTGGTTATAAAGATGGTAATTCTACTGCTATTAATATGGGGTTTAAAGATAATTTTTCATGAATTCCAACTGGCAGATGAGCTTCACTTAAATTTGTAAAGAAAAAGGAATTACTAGAAATTTTAAAAATTTAAAATAAATAAAATAGAAGTAGTTAATATAAGATAATAAAAACTCACTTGTTAAAATAAGTGAGTTTTTATTGTAAAGCTATTGCTTTGTAAAATATTTTATTTTGCTTTACCTGGAGTTGTTCCATCAGCTTTACCTGGAGTTGTTCCATCAGCTTTACCTGGAGTTGTTCCATCAGCTTTACCTGGAGTTGTTCCATCAGCTTTACCTGGAGTTGTTCCATCAGCTTTACCTGGAGTTGTTCCATCAGCTTTACCTGGAGTTGTTCCATCAGCTTTACCTGGAGTTGTTCCATCAGCTTTACCTGGAGTTGTTCCATCAGCTTTACCTGGAGTTGTTCCATCAGCTTTACCTGGAGTTGTTCCATCAGCTTTACCTGGAGTTGTTCCATCAGCTTTACCTGGAGTTGTTCCATCAGCTTTACCTGGAGTTGTTCCATCAGCTTTACCTGGAGTTGTTCCATCAGCTTTACCTGGAGTTGTTCCATCAGCTTTACCTGGAGTTGTTCCATCAGCTTTACCTGGAGTTGTTCCATCAGCTTTACCTGGAGTTGTTCCATCAGCTTTACCTGGAGTTGTTCCATCAGCTTTACCTGGAGTTGTTCCATCAGCTTTACCTGGAGTTGTTCCATCAGCTTTACCTGGAGTTGTTCCATCAGCTTTACCTGGAGTTGTTCCATCAGCTTTACCTGGAGTTGTTCCATCAGCTTTACCTGGAGTTGTTCCATCAGCTTTACCTGGAGTTGTTCCATCAGCTTTACCTGGAGTTGTTCCATCAGCTTTACCTGGAGTTGTTCCATCAGCTTTAGACTCTTCCTCTTTTTTATCTTCTTTTGTCATTTCTGATGGTTTTTCAGAAGTTCCATTATTATTCATTTCAGTATTTGATCTATCACCACATGCAACTACAGCAGCACTAGTTGATGCAATTAAACCAACTGAACTTAGTAAAGTTAATAATTTTTTCATTAATTATCCTTTCAAAAAACCGGTTATTTTAGCTACATATTATGTATTCTATATAGCTGAAATTCATTATATATATATATATATAATGTCAAGCACTTAGCAGGGTTTGTCTAAACTTTATAGTTGGAATAAGTTTTGCACTCATTTTCTAGTAAATAACTTATTTTTAAAAATCTATTTTTAAATAAAAAAATCTTATTATCTATACTTAATCAACTAACTAAATATAAATAATAAGAGTAAAACTTAAACTATTGTAAAAGGACCAGTTCACTTATAATGATTAGTTCAAAAGTTATTTATTTTAAAAACTGGTATATAAGTTCATTTAATATTTAATGCATAAATTCTAGCTGCTTTAAAATCATATTCATACATTTCTAAAGCTGAAGAAACTAGCTTACTAACTTCATCATTATAATATAATTCAATTTTATTTTTAATAATAATAGAAATATAGTAATTAATAAATAAACATATAATCATAGAAAAACTTAAATAATTAAAGATCATATATTTTCATAATTTGTATAAAAAGTTTATATTCATATTATTTTGATTATTTAAACTATTAACTTCAAATACATTTGTAAAAAAATTATAAATAAATAAGAATAGATTTGCTAACATAAATAAACTTAACATAATAATTAAAAAAGTAGGAATAGTTAAAATAGTTAGTCTATAAACTTTTAATAAACCATCTTTTTTAACTTGCTTTGCTGAAATTCATAATCTAGAAATTAAATAATCTAATTCATAACCAACTGATTCAAATATACGTTTACTAATAATAATTTGTTTTTTATTTTTATTAATATTTTTAAAAACTTTAATCATATTATCAGTATCAGTATAAATAATTTCATAATCAGTTAAATTAAAGATAATTTGAAATTGTCTAATTGCTTTATTAATATCTGTTGAATTAATTACTAAATTACTAGAATTAATAAAAGGTACTTGGTGATTTAAATAACTTCTAGTAGTTATTAAATAAATTAATAGAATTAAAAAAATAGTTAAAGTATTAACTATTAAAAGTATGAAATTAGCTAAACTAAAGCTCATAAAATCACCTGACTTAATTATTTAATTTTTAA
Coding sequences:
- a CDS encoding phosphoglycerate kinase, encoding MKTRILFHLLDSLLIGYKDGNSTAINMGFKDNFSWIPTGRWASLKFVKKKELLEILKI
- a CDS encoding lipoprotein encodes the protein MKKLLTLLSSVGLIASTSAAVVACGDRSNTEMNNNGTSEKPSEMTKEDKKEEESKADGTTPGKADGTTPGKADGTTPGKADGTTPGKADGTTPGKADGTTPGKADGTTPGKADGTTPGKADGTTPGKADGTTPGKADGTTPGKADGTTPGKADGTTPGKADGTTPGKADGTTPGKADGTTPGKADGTTPGKADGTTPGKADGTTPGKADGTTPGKADGTTPGKADGTTPGKADGTTPGKADGTTPGKADGTTPGKADGTTPGKADGTTPGKADGTTPGKADGTTPGKAK